In one Desulfoferula mesophila genomic region, the following are encoded:
- a CDS encoding radical SAM protein, translating to MPSSTWPLAQHHRALLDAETGAVVKDPGGRLNVALIFPNTYQVGMANLGLHAIYRIINQRSDALCERAFLPGRAEEPLYAKSGAPLLTLESSRPVASFDLVLASLCFENDAPNLIKMLAHAGLGTRRASRRGPWVVAGGVYPMLNPEPLAEVMDAFVLGEAEVVLEPFLEAFTALGGLGQEEALRAMAQRVPGFYAPSLYQAAYAPDGTLASFTPEEGLPPQVAAPKYRGPAAGLARSVISAPGVEFGEMTLIEVGRGCGHGCRFCAAGHIYRPPRLGQASDFAPLALATAAQGGKLGLVSAAVSDIEDVARLAGEIVAAGGSLSVSSLRADRLSPELAAALAASRHQTVALAPEAGSQRLRDIINKHLDQDDLGRAVETLISAGVPNLRLYFMVGLPGEQEGDIDELIDLVRSLRQQVVSFSRAKGHLGRVTVSLNAFVPKPFTPFQWEPMAPLKLIKARVKKVQKALAGAANLKVISDVPKYARLQAVLARGDRRLTPLLEILAQGLPAERAYGEAGVDPEFFAHRRREKDELLPWDFIDHGISRDYLWNEAERSRTQKQSPVCAPDTCRRCGACS from the coding sequence TTGCCCTCCTCCACCTGGCCCCTGGCCCAACATCATCGCGCCCTGCTGGACGCCGAAACCGGCGCGGTGGTCAAGGACCCCGGCGGGCGGCTCAACGTGGCCCTGATCTTTCCCAACACCTACCAGGTGGGCATGGCCAACCTGGGCCTGCACGCCATCTACCGCATCATCAATCAGCGCTCGGACGCCCTGTGCGAGCGGGCCTTTTTGCCGGGCCGGGCCGAGGAGCCCCTCTACGCCAAGAGCGGCGCCCCCCTGCTCACCCTGGAGTCCTCGCGGCCGGTGGCCTCCTTCGACCTGGTGCTGGCCAGCCTTTGCTTTGAAAACGACGCCCCCAACCTCATCAAGATGCTGGCCCACGCCGGGCTGGGCACCCGCCGGGCCTCGCGGCGGGGCCCCTGGGTGGTGGCGGGGGGGGTCTATCCCATGCTCAACCCCGAGCCCCTGGCCGAGGTGATGGACGCCTTTGTGCTGGGCGAGGCCGAGGTGGTGCTGGAGCCCTTTTTGGAGGCCTTCACGGCCCTGGGCGGCCTAGGCCAGGAAGAGGCCCTGCGCGCCATGGCCCAACGGGTGCCGGGCTTTTACGCCCCCTCGCTCTACCAGGCCGCCTACGCCCCGGACGGCACCCTGGCCTCCTTTACCCCGGAAGAGGGCCTGCCCCCCCAAGTGGCCGCTCCCAAGTACCGGGGCCCGGCGGCGGGCCTGGCCCGCAGCGTCATCAGCGCCCCGGGGGTGGAGTTCGGGGAAATGACCCTCATCGAGGTGGGCCGGGGTTGCGGCCACGGCTGCCGTTTCTGCGCCGCCGGGCACATCTATCGCCCGCCCCGCCTGGGCCAGGCATCCGACTTCGCGCCCCTGGCCCTGGCCACCGCGGCCCAAGGCGGCAAGCTGGGCCTGGTCTCGGCGGCGGTGAGCGACATCGAGGACGTGGCCAGATTGGCGGGGGAGATCGTGGCCGCCGGGGGCAGCCTGTCGGTGTCCAGCCTCCGGGCCGACCGCCTGAGCCCGGAGCTGGCCGCGGCCCTGGCCGCCAGCCGCCACCAGACCGTGGCCCTGGCCCCGGAGGCGGGCAGCCAGCGGCTGCGCGACATCATCAACAAGCACCTGGACCAGGACGACCTGGGCCGGGCGGTGGAGACCCTGATCAGCGCCGGGGTGCCCAACCTGCGCCTCTACTTCATGGTGGGCCTGCCCGGCGAACAGGAGGGGGACATCGACGAGCTCATCGACCTGGTGCGTTCCCTGCGCCAGCAGGTGGTGAGCTTCTCCCGGGCCAAGGGGCACCTGGGGCGGGTGACCGTGAGCCTCAACGCCTTTGTGCCCAAGCCCTTCACCCCCTTCCAGTGGGAGCCCATGGCCCCGCTGAAGCTCATCAAGGCGCGGGTCAAGAAGGTGCAAAAGGCCCTGGCCGGGGCGGCCAACCTCAAGGTGATCAGCGACGTGCCCAAGTACGCCCGTTTGCAGGCGGTGCTGGCCCGGGGCGACCGCCGCCTCACCCCCCTGCTGGAGATATTGGCCCAGGGGCTGCCCGCCGAGAGGGCCTACGGCGAAGCCGGCGTGGACCCGGAGTTTTTCGCCCACCGCCGGCGGGAAAAGGACGAGCTTTTACCCTGGGACTTTATTGACCACGGCATAAGCCGCGACTATCTTTGGAATGAGGCCGAGCGGTCCCGGACCCAAAAACAAAGCCCGGTCTGCGCACCGGACACCTGCCGCCGCTGCGGCGCATGCTCCTGA
- a CDS encoding DUF6178 family protein, whose amino-acid sequence MANQTPPSPAPGPAALLKLAQDDPRRAEAVWHGLSREQRLRTVLAAKGVERERLIVLAADSRELAQQLPPDEFATTVLEVGPEDAGALIELCSDEQLTYLLDLTGWWKENFAPERYQIWLPMILDAGAKRLQRWLANTDMEVLALLLRHWVRIVKFLPSQEQQEPPDDLPEFTIDGVYFFEFVDPKVQGFVAQVLVLLKSEMPEAYYRTLEAALWEQTAELQEYANRWRSGRLADHGFPTRLEALELWAAPAPGESAWQDLPPKASVTERAAPRSDRLSAMLPEQEFLPALAGELTGEAGDLLRAELAYIASCGVAALEADPAHPEEVERAARESLGLVNLGLGVLSGGDPVKAREVVSRLSLAALARQGAAAVRDLNRRAWALAKEGWLSRMPTGLHILEPPLDRWLAGLVYARPRCYDPNLGQNREYRAFINLADVETADSAIKQAAFWGTLLLELLALKVEDIRGLYQGEHLSPEDPTDIKLSHVLGTWLARRELGLEGLAPIPAARLREAVTALQKALKHGLEDELAESLRALPDPAQASLAGRALRGVLQHLSLELARLDPEGEMDPRFIAGLVVEA is encoded by the coding sequence ATGGCTAACCAGACCCCCCCCAGCCCCGCTCCAGGGCCCGCCGCCCTGTTGAAACTGGCCCAGGACGACCCCCGCCGGGCCGAGGCCGTGTGGCACGGCCTTAGCCGCGAACAGCGCCTGCGCACCGTGCTGGCCGCCAAGGGCGTGGAGCGCGAGCGCCTCATCGTCCTGGCCGCCGACAGCCGGGAGCTCGCCCAACAGCTGCCCCCGGACGAGTTCGCCACCACCGTCCTGGAGGTGGGCCCCGAGGACGCCGGGGCGCTCATCGAGCTGTGCAGCGACGAGCAGCTGACCTACCTGTTGGACCTCACCGGCTGGTGGAAGGAAAACTTCGCCCCGGAGCGCTACCAGATCTGGCTGCCCATGATCCTGGACGCCGGGGCCAAGCGCCTGCAGCGCTGGCTGGCCAACACCGACATGGAGGTGCTGGCCCTGCTGCTGCGCCATTGGGTGCGCATCGTCAAGTTTTTGCCCAGCCAGGAGCAGCAGGAGCCGCCCGACGATCTGCCCGAGTTCACCATCGACGGGGTGTATTTCTTCGAGTTCGTGGACCCCAAGGTCCAGGGCTTCGTGGCCCAGGTGTTGGTGCTGCTAAAGAGCGAGATGCCCGAGGCCTACTACCGGACCCTGGAGGCCGCCCTGTGGGAGCAGACGGCCGAGCTGCAGGAATACGCCAACCGCTGGCGCTCCGGCCGCCTGGCCGATCATGGCTTCCCCACCCGCCTGGAGGCCCTGGAGCTGTGGGCCGCCCCGGCGCCGGGGGAGAGCGCCTGGCAAGACCTGCCCCCCAAGGCCTCGGTCACCGAGCGCGCCGCGCCCCGCTCCGACCGCCTGAGCGCCATGTTGCCCGAGCAGGAATTTTTGCCCGCCTTGGCCGGGGAGCTCACCGGCGAGGCCGGGGACCTGCTGCGGGCGGAGTTGGCCTACATCGCCTCCTGCGGGGTGGCCGCCCTGGAGGCCGACCCGGCCCACCCCGAGGAGGTGGAGCGGGCGGCCCGCGAAAGCCTGGGCCTGGTCAACCTGGGCCTGGGGGTGCTCTCGGGGGGCGATCCGGTCAAGGCCCGCGAGGTGGTGAGCCGCCTGAGCCTGGCCGCCCTGGCCCGCCAGGGCGCGGCGGCCGTGCGGGATCTGAACCGCCGGGCCTGGGCCCTGGCCAAGGAGGGCTGGCTGAGCCGGATGCCCACCGGCCTGCACATCCTGGAGCCGCCCCTGGACCGCTGGCTGGCCGGGCTCGTCTACGCCCGACCCCGCTGCTACGACCCCAATCTGGGGCAAAACCGCGAGTACCGGGCCTTCATCAACCTGGCCGATGTGGAGACGGCGGACAGCGCCATCAAGCAGGCCGCCTTCTGGGGCACTTTGCTCTTGGAGCTTTTGGCCCTGAAGGTCGAAGACATCCGCGGGCTCTACCAGGGCGAGCACCTCTCGCCCGAGGACCCCACCGACATCAAGCTGAGCCACGTGCTGGGCACCTGGCTGGCCCGCCGCGAGCTGGGGCTGGAGGGCCTGGCCCCCATACCGGCGGCGCGCCTGCGCGAGGCGGTCACCGCCCTGCAAAAGGCTCTCAAGCACGGCCTGGAGGACGAACTGGCCGAGTCGCTGCGCGCCCTGCCCGACCCGGCCCAGGCCTCCCTGGCCGGGCGCGCCCTGCGGGGGGTCTTGCAGCACCTGAGCCTGGAGCTGGCCCGT